The following proteins are encoded in a genomic region of Alistipes shahii WAL 8301:
- a CDS encoding HEPN domain-containing protein, with protein MKQSIDFLPERKQRDLHELVGLIRDEVKDVVMIILYGSYARNTYVELDIRRDYGGGKIQYMSDYDILVVSKKRLGSRTVTVSSRVKSNFLKNKNANTQTRPSIINESITKFNNALSEGRYFYVDILTEGIVLYNSGECQLATPRDLNFSEILQMAEEYYNGKLNRAVSHYEYYQLDYSKERYTYSTYNLHQVVEHLLKAIPLVFILYGHKEHELDTLIEKCKAYTLELVKVFPLDTEEEKHHFELLERSYIEARYNDKFVVPKEVVDALVPKVDLLFNIVEDVCRKQFDYYKQQSKKQLPKERG; from the coding sequence ATGAAGCAATCCATTGATTTTCTGCCCGAACGTAAACAGCGGGATTTACATGAACTGGTCGGCCTGATCCGCGATGAAGTAAAGGATGTCGTAATGATTATCTTGTATGGCAGTTATGCCCGCAACACCTATGTTGAACTGGATATACGGCGGGATTACGGCGGCGGTAAAATCCAATATATGAGCGACTATGATATTTTGGTTGTGTCGAAAAAAAGGCTGGGTTCGCGCACGGTTACGGTATCGAGCCGGGTTAAATCCAATTTCTTAAAAAATAAAAATGCTAATACTCAAACCCGTCCGTCGATTATCAACGAAAGCATAACCAAATTCAATAATGCTCTTTCCGAGGGCCGTTATTTCTATGTAGATATTCTGACCGAGGGAATTGTGCTTTACAATTCGGGAGAGTGTCAATTAGCCACGCCACGCGACTTGAATTTTTCTGAAATCTTACAAATGGCGGAAGAATACTATAATGGAAAACTAAATCGGGCTGTAAGCCATTATGAGTATTATCAATTAGATTATTCAAAAGAAAGGTATACTTATAGCACATACAATCTTCATCAGGTCGTTGAACATCTTTTGAAAGCAATTCCGTTGGTATTTATTCTATACGGACATAAAGAACATGAGCTGGATACATTGATAGAAAAATGTAAGGCTTATACATTGGAATTAGTAAAGGTGTTTCCATTAGACACCGAAGAAGAAAAACACCATTTCGAATTGCTCGAACGCTCCTATATCGAAGCACGCTATAACGACAAATTCGTTGTACCAAAGGAGGTTGTAGACGCGCTTGTCCCCAAAGTGGATTTATTGTTTAATATTGTAGAGGATGTTTGCCGTAAACAATTCGACTACTACAAACAGCAAAGCAAGAAACAACTCCCGAAAGAAAGAGGGTAA